Proteins encoded in a region of the Syntrophorhabdaceae bacterium genome:
- the gdhA gene encoding NADP-specific glutamate dehydrogenase — translation MLNDVMEKIKARDPYEFEFHQAAEEVFESLEATPAKHPEFVKAKIYERLVEPDRTVVFRVPWVDDKGLVQVNRGFRIQFNNAIGPYKGGLRFHPSVNLSIMKFLGFEQIFKNSLTTLPMGGAKGGADFDPKGKSDNEVMRFCHAFMRELYRHIGPDTDVPAGDIGVGAREIGYMYGYYKKIMNEHTGVLTGKRLEYGGSLIRPEATGYGCVYFAAEMLATKGLDFRGKSVAVSGSGNVAQYAIEKVNQLGGKVVTLCDSSSTIIDEAGVDREKCEYVMDLKNVKRGRISEYADRYKDSVCYIGNSVWDVIKDLGLKVDVAIPCATQNELDKEHAIALAKGGCICVAEGANMPCAPEAVQVFKEHGILFAPGKASNAGGVATSGLEMTQNSMKLAWAREEVDDRLHTIMKSIHRTCLDAAEEYGRKGDYSAGANIAGFLKVANAMLAYGVV, via the coding sequence ATGCTGAACGATGTAATGGAGAAGATCAAGGCCAGGGACCCCTATGAATTTGAGTTCCACCAGGCTGCAGAGGAAGTCTTCGAGAGCCTCGAGGCCACGCCCGCAAAACATCCGGAATTTGTGAAGGCAAAAATATATGAGCGTCTGGTCGAGCCCGACCGCACGGTGGTCTTCAGGGTCCCGTGGGTTGACGACAAGGGGCTGGTCCAGGTAAACCGCGGCTTCAGGATCCAGTTCAACAATGCGATAGGCCCGTACAAGGGCGGACTTCGCTTTCACCCTTCGGTGAACCTGAGCATCATGAAATTCCTCGGTTTCGAGCAGATATTCAAGAATTCCCTCACCACCCTTCCCATGGGAGGGGCAAAGGGAGGGGCCGATTTCGATCCCAAGGGAAAATCGGACAATGAAGTGATGAGATTCTGCCACGCCTTCATGAGGGAGCTTTACAGGCATATAGGGCCGGACACCGACGTGCCCGCCGGCGACATAGGCGTGGGAGCCAGGGAAATAGGATACATGTACGGCTACTACAAGAAGATAATGAACGAGCATACGGGAGTTCTCACCGGGAAGCGCCTCGAGTACGGTGGAAGCCTTATCAGGCCGGAGGCGACCGGTTATGGCTGCGTCTACTTCGCGGCCGAAATGCTCGCCACGAAGGGGCTCGACTTCAGGGGCAAATCCGTGGCGGTAAGCGGGTCGGGGAACGTGGCCCAGTACGCAATCGAAAAGGTCAACCAGCTTGGCGGCAAAGTGGTCACCCTGTGCGATTCCAGCTCGACCATCATCGATGAAGCCGGCGTGGACCGCGAAAAATGCGAGTACGTAATGGACCTCAAAAATGTGAAACGAGGCAGAATCAGCGAGTATGCCGACAGGTACAAGGACTCGGTATGCTATATCGGCAACAGCGTGTGGGACGTAATCAAGGATCTGGGTCTCAAGGTGGACGTCGCGATCCCATGCGCCACCCAGAACGAGCTCGACAAGGAGCATGCCATTGCCCTGGCGAAAGGCGGATGCATCTGTGTGGCGGAGGGAGCGAACATGCCCTGCGCCCCCGAGGCCGTACAGGTATTCAAGGAACATGGAATTCTCTTTGCCCCGGGCAAGGCTTCCAATGCGGGTGGAGTCGCCACATCGGGCCTGGAGATGACCCAGAACAGCATGAAACTCGCCTGGGCGCGGGAGGAAGTGGACGACCGCCTCCACACGATCATGAAGAGTATTCACCGCACATGCCTGGACGCAGCGGAAGAATACGGAAGAAAAGGCGACTACTCCGCCGGCGCAAATATCGCCGGATTTCTTAAAGTTGCCAACGCCATGCTGGCTTACGGCGTAGTCTGA
- a CDS encoding response regulator transcription factor — translation MEMRTNPGHRAGTKKIVIVDDHPILRKGLAMLINQEQDLVVAGEAGDARKAMELIESLSPDMVIIDISLPGVDGVELIKNIKLKYEDLPALVVSMHDEALFAERALRSGARGYIMKQEAVEKVLTAIRRILAGEIFVSSAIATKMLEKLVEGEPKSAASPLDLLSDREMSVFHLIGQGMSTRHIAEELHLSVKTIESYRAHIKEKLRLTSGMDLLKYALQWVQKST, via the coding sequence ATGGAGATGAGGACGAATCCAGGGCACAGGGCAGGCACGAAGAAGATAGTGATAGTGGATGACCATCCCATCCTGCGAAAGGGGCTCGCCATGCTCATCAATCAGGAGCAAGACCTCGTGGTGGCCGGAGAGGCCGGAGACGCACGCAAAGCCATGGAGCTCATTGAAAGCCTCAGCCCCGACATGGTGATCATCGACATTTCCCTGCCGGGCGTCGATGGGGTAGAGCTCATCAAGAACATAAAGCTGAAATATGAGGACCTTCCTGCCCTTGTGGTTTCCATGCACGATGAGGCCCTGTTCGCGGAGCGGGCCCTTCGCTCCGGGGCCAGGGGCTATATCATGAAGCAGGAAGCCGTGGAAAAGGTTCTGACCGCGATCCGGCGCATCCTCGCGGGCGAGATCTTCGTGAGCAGCGCGATCGCCACGAAAATGCTCGAAAAACTGGTGGAAGGCGAGCCGAAAAGCGCAGCTTCCCCCCTCGATCTCCTGAGTGACCGCGAGATGTCCGTCTTCCACCTCATAGGCCAGGGCATGAGTACGAGACATATCGCGGAGGAACTCCACCTCAGCGTGAAAACTATAGAGTCTTACAGGGCGCACATCAAGGAGAAGCTCAGACTCACGAGCGGAATGGACCTCCTGAAATACGCGCTCCAGTGGGTGCAGAAGAGCACCTGA